The following is a genomic window from Miltoncostaea oceani.
CGTCGTCCTGCACGGCGGCCACGCCGGCGACGCCGGTCGCGGGGATGGCCAGGGCGGCGCCGACCGCGGCGGTCGCCGCCAGTCCGATCAGGGCACGCCGGGGCGCGAATGCCTGTGGTCTCACCGGTCTCGTCTCCTCATCCAGGGCACGGGCGGCGGGGATGGTACCAACGATGGGCCCGGACCCCGACCGGCCGGGGCGGCCTTACGGACCTCTAACGCCTGTCGTCGAAGAACGCGCGCAGCAGGCCGAGCGCCTCGGCGGCGAGGACGCCCCCCTGGATCTCGACGCGGTGCAGCAACCGGGGGTCCTGGAGCGGGTTGATCACCGAGCCGGCCGCCCCGACCTTCTGGTCGGGGGCGCCGAAGACGACGCGGGCGACGCGCGCCTGCTGGATCGCGCCGGCGCACATGGGGCACGGCTCGAGGGTGCAGTAGAGGACGGTCCCGAGCAGGCGCCACCCGCCGAGCGTGACGGCCGCGGCCCGCAGGGCCAGCACCTCCGCGTGCGCCGTGGGGTCGCCGCGGGCCTCCCGCTCGTTGTGCGCGGCGCCGACCACCTCGCCGTCGCGCACCACCACCGCCCCGACGGGGACGTCGCCGTGGTCGGCCGCCTCGGCCGCCTCGCGGAGCGCGACCCGCATGAAGTGCTCGTCGCGCGGGAAGACGCGGGTCATGGCGGGACCCTACCCGTGGGGGGTACCCTGCGGCGGTGCGCATCGTCGCGGTCAGCACGGGCCTGCCGGCCGACCTCACCTCCGGGTCCCGCACCGTCCTGAGCGGCATCGTGAAGGCGCCGGTCGACGGGCGCGTCGCCGTCGGGCCGACGGGCCTCGCCGGGGACGGGCAGGCCGACCTCTCGGTGCACGGCGGCCCCGACAAGGCCGTGTACGCCTATCCGCTCGAGCACTACGCCCACTGGGCGGCGGAGCTCGGGCGCGACGACCTCGCGCCGGGGCACTTCGGCGAGAACCTCACGGTCGAGGGCCTGCCGGAGGACGAGATCGCGATCGGCGACGTGCTGCGGTCCGACGGGGCGCTGTTCGAGGTCAGCCAGCCCCGCGTGCCGTGCTTCAAGCTCGGGATGCGGATGGGCGACCCCGGGTTCCTGAAGCCGTTCCTGCGCAGCGGGCGCGTCGGCTTCTACCTGCGGGTGCTCGAGACCGGATCGGTCGGGGCCGGCGACGCGCTGCGCCGGGAGCACGCGGCGGAGGGGTCGATGACCGTCCGCGGGGTCGCGGCGCTCCTGCTCGACTCCGCCTCCGCGGACGACCTGGCCCGGGGGGCCGAGGTCGCCGCCCTCCCCCTCGCGTGGCGGGAGGGGTTCGCGAACCGGGCGATCGCCCTCAGGCGGCGGCCTGCATGACCAGCAGGGCGGCGTACCCGGCGGCGTAGGAGCCGGTGAGCGCGATCGGGACGGCGCGGGGCAGGTCGCGCACCCGGAAGTCGCTCGTGGCGAGGAAGGCGAGCTTCACGAGGTCGCCGGCGAGCATCAGGGCGCCGAACGCGACGACGTGACCGCCCAGGTCGCCGTCGCGGGCGAGGGCGACCGTCATGCAGACGTGGCCGGCGAGCATGAGGGGGATGAACGCCATGCCGACGACCTCGCGCTCGAGCAGGCGGTCGGCGACGGCGGCGAGCAGACCGGCGGAGAGGACGGCGAGCAGGATCACCTGCGCGAGCCGGATGCCGTCGGCCCCGTCGGCCGCCCGCCCGAGGGCCGTGACGAGCGCCGCGACGCCCACCACGATCCCGGCGCCCTTCAGGGCGGTCTCGAGCCACCCGAGCGGGCCCCACTGCCCCACGTGCCAGTCGCGGCGCACCGGCTCCGTCACGGCGCGGGGCAGATCGCGGCGCCGGCGGGGATGACGGCGCGCGCGGCGGCGGCGTCGAAGCCGCCGGTGCGGACCACGTCGGCGGGCGAGGCGCCGCCCCCGTCGACGGCGACGGCGTAGTGGTGCAGGCCGTCGGGGCTCACGGTCGCGGCGGCCGCGGGCCCGCAGAGGCGCGCGACCTCCTGGTCGACGAGGCGGACGTCCGCCTGGCGGGCGGCGGCGGTGATGCGCCCCTCCGGCGGCGACGCCGGGCCGGGGCCGACCACGGCGAGGACCCCGACGACGATCGTGCCGGCGGCGAGGACGCCGAGGCCGGCGTGGCGCAGGGTGCGGCCGTCCCGCGAGCCGCGCCAGGGGGGCGCGGCCTCGGGGAGCGGGCGGGCGAAGCGCCCCCGGCGCGCCGGGGGGAGGACCGCCGCGACGGGCGCGAGGCACGCGATCACGGCGACGCCGACCTGGGAGGCCTCGAGGCTCGCGAGGCCGAGCATCCGGAGCGGCAGGCAGGCGACGGTCCAGAGGGCCGCGAGCGCCAGCACCGCCGCCGCGCGGTGGACGCGGCCCCAGGCGGTCCAGGTGCGGGCCGCGCGGCGCCACGGGGGCAGCGCGAGGTAGGCGTCGACGCGCCGGCGGCGCCAGATCGCGCGGGCCGTCTCGCCGACGGGGCCGCCCGCGGGGCCGAGCAGCGGCTCGAGCTGCTCCGCGACCTCGGACTCCAGCTGGGCCTGGCGGCGCAGCATCCCCTCGGTGCGCTCCCGCGCCAGGCGCTCCCGGCGCCCCGAGGGGCGGCCGATCGGCGCGGACGCCGCCGTCACGACGGCTCCCCGACGGCCATGCGCACGATCTCGTCGGGGTCGTCGGACATCTGGATGAGGTCCATGTCGCTGCGGCCGACGAACCCGTCGTCGAGCAGGCGCGCCTGGATCCAGCGCACCAGCCCGGCCCAGTGGGACACGCCGCACAGCACCACCGGGAAGCTGCGGGCCTTCCCCGTCTGGATCAGGGTGAGCGCCTCGAACAGCTCGTCCATCGTCCCGAACCCGCCGGGGAACACGATGTAGGCCTCGGCGTACTTCACGAACATGGTCTTCCGGACGAAGAAGTACCGGAAGGCGATCGCCAGGTTCACGTAGTCGTTGACGGCCTGCTCGTGCGGCAGCTCGATGGTGCACCCCACCGACATGCCGCCGGCCTCCGACGCACCCCGGTTGGCGGCCTCCATGATCCCCGGCCCGCCGCCGGTGATGACGGCGTACCCGCGCTCCACGAGCCGGCGGCCCACGTCGCGCGCGAGCTCGTAGTGGGGGTTCTCGCTGCCGATCCGGGCGGAGCCGAACACCGACACGGCGGGGCCGACCCGGGCGAGGGCGTCGAAGCCGTCGACGAACTCGCCGAGGATCCGCAGGACGCGCCACGGATCGCTGTGCAGGAACTCGGGGTCGCTGCCGCGCCCGAGGAGGCCCGCGTCGGCGTGCCCGAGGGCGGCCTCCCCCGGTCCGCGGGCCCCGAGGCGGCCGCGCCGCTCGAGGCTCACCGGTCCGCCGATCCGACGTGCCGCACGAGCGCGTCGAGCGGGAGGCGGGCGGCGCCGGCGCTCCACCGGGCCACGTCGCGGCGGGCGGGGTCGCGGGGTCGCTCGGGGGACCCGAACGTCAGGACGATGACGGCGCGCTCCGGCGCCTCGATGCCGAGGGCGCGGGCGAGCGCGTCGCGGTCGGCGATGCCGTTCGGGCACGAGGTGACGCCCTCCGCCCAGGCCGCGAGCATCATGTTCTGGGCGGTGCGCCCCGCGTCGAAGTCGACGAGGCCGCCGCCGGGGCTCACGACGAGCACGACCACGAAGCCGGCGGACATGACGTTGCCCGCGGCGTAGACGGCGTCCGCGACGGCGGGGACCGCCTCGCCCTCGACCACCACGAACCGGCAGGGCTGCCGGTTGCGGGCGCTGCCGGCGAGGCGGCCCGCGTCGAGGATCGCGGTGCGCACCGTATCCGGGACCTCGGCGCCCGAGTAGCGGCGGGCGTCGCGCTTGCTGGCCACGGCGAGGTGCACGTCCATGCCCGGGCAGGTTAGACGACGGGTCGCGGGCCGCGACCCGGGTGTCAGGCGGCGGCTTCGGAGCGCTGCGTGTGGGAGACGCAGAACGGCGTCCCCCAGATCGGCTCGCGCCCGCACGGCTTGCCCTTGCGGTTGAGGGCGGCGCAGCGGGGGGTGGAGCCGTCGAGCCCGGACGAGCCGCGCTCCTGCTCGAAGAAGGCCCGTGCGCGGGTGAGGTGCGCCTCGATCACGCGGGAGGTGCGGAGCTGGTCCTGGGCCCGCATGAGCGACCGGGCCGAGGAGAAGAGCGACCGCGCCGCCATGGGCTGGGAGCGGGGGTCGGCGGCGAGGCGGGAGATGCCGGCCTCGCAGACCTGGAGCAGGTAGCGCTCCGACCAGCCGGGCCGACGTGGGTCCGGCATGAGGGACGGCCGCAGCGCCGTCCAGAGGTCTCGCGTGAACCGCTGCATGGCCGCGGCGCGGCTCATCGGCAGGTCGGAGGGCGGTACTCCCATGGTTGCGGCCATGGCCGGGATGACACCAGAATCCAGACAGGCTGTCAAGAGTCTGTCGAGGTTTATTCTTCCCAATGGTGGTCCCCGATCCCCCCCGCGCCGGGGGCGGGACGGGATAGCCTGGACAGGTTGTCGAGATTTGATCCAGCCGTGACCCCGCTGACCACCGACACGACGCCGACGACCCCACCGGGCCTCCTGCGCATCGGGGAGCTCAGCCGCCGTCACGGCGTCAGTCCGGACCTGCTCCGGGTGTGGGAGCGGCGCTACGGCCTGCTGGAGCCCGAGCGCTCCCCCGGCGGCTTCCGGCTCTACACGCCGAAGGACGAGGAGCGCGTGCGCGCCATGCGCCGCCACCTCGCCCAGGGGTTCTCGGCCGCCGTCGCGGCCCGCATGGCCCTGCGCGCGCCGACGCCGCCGCCCTCGTCCGAGCGCCAGGGGGCGATGGACAGCGCCCTCGACGAGCTCGGCGCCGCGCTCGAGGCGTTCCAGGACGTCGAGGCGCAGGCGGTGCTCGACCGGCTGCTCGCGACGTTCAGCGTCGAGGCCGTCCTCCGCGACGTGGTCCTCCCCTACCTCCAGCGCCTCGGGCGCCGGTGGGAAGAGGGCGAGATCTCGATCGGCCAGGAGCACTTCGCCAGCGCCGTCCTGCGCGGCCGGCTGCTCGGCCTCGCCCGCGGGTTCGACGTCGGCGTCGGCCCGCGCGCGCTGCTCGCATGCCCGTCGGGCGAGCGACACGACCTCGGGCTGCTGTGCTTCGGCATCGGGCTGCGCGAGCACGGCTGGCGCGTCACCTACCTCGGCGCGGACAGCCCCATCGAGACGATCCGCGACACCGCCGGGCGCCTCGACCCGGACCTCGTCGTCGTCTGCGCCGAGCGCGAGGAGCCGCTCGACGCCGTCGTGCACGAGCTGCGCGAGCTGTCGGCCGCCCACCCCCTCGCCCTCGCGGGACGGGGCGCCTCGGTGGAGACGGCGCACGCCGCGCGCGCCTCGCTGCTGCAGGACGCGCCCATGGCCGCCGCGGCGCGGCTGGCGAGCGAGTGGACGTCCCGGGGAAAGGTGCGTGAGACCCGGCCCAGCGGGTAGCCTTCGCCACCATCCGAGCGGAGGGGAGGCCGATGACGGAGTTCCTCAACACGACGATCAACGGCCTCTCGAGCGGGGCCATCTACGCGCTCGGGGCCATCGGGTTGTCGCTGGTCTACGGCATCCTGAAGCTGGTCAACTTCGCGCACGGCGACTTCATGACCCTCGGCGGCTACGTCGCGTTCGCCATCAACGTGAGCGCGGGGATGCCCCTCGTGGTCGCGTTCCTCGGCGCGATCGCCGCGGTCGCCGCCCTCGGCCTGGTCCTCGAGTGGGGCATCTGGGCCCCCATGCGCCGCCGCGGCGCGGGCGTCATGCAGCTCCTGCTGCTCTCGATCGGCCTCGCCTTCGTCATCCGCAACCTGATCCTCTTCCACTGGGGCGGTGACGACCGCTCGCTCGACGTCGACCAGTTCCAGTCGTGGAACCCGTTCGGCGGCGTCCAGATCACCGCGATCCAGGTGACGGTGATCGTCACCGCCGGCGTCGTCCTGCTGGTCGTCGCGACGATGCTGAAGTCGACGCTGATCGGGAAGACGATGCGGGCCCTCGCCGACTCCTTCGACCTGGCCGAGGTCTCCGGCGTCAACACGAAGCGCGTCGTGACGTACACGTGGCTGCTCGCGGGGTCCCTCGCCGGCCTCGCCGGCGTCCTCGCCGCCGTCTACACGACCCTCACCCCCAACACGGGGTGGTTCCTGCTGCTGTCGATCTTCGCGGCGGTCGTGCTCGGCGGCATCGGCAACGCCTACGGCGCGCTCGTCGGCGGCGTCGTGCTCGGGCTGGTGCAGGAGTGGTCGACGATCTTCTTCGCGGCGACCTACAAGGAGGCCATCGGCTTCGTCGTCCTGATCCTCGTGCTGCTCCTCCGGCCGCAGGGCATCTTCGGCCAGGCCCGGACGGTCTGAGGCCGTGGACCCCCTCCTCGCATTCGGCTTCTGGGCCTTCGTCCTCACCTTCGCCGGGATCTACGCGATCTTCGTCCTCGGCCTGCAGGTCGAGGTCGGCGACACCGGCCTCATCAACTTCGGCCACGTCGCGTTCATGGCGATCGGCGCCTACACCACCGGCCTGCTGCTCACCAACGACGTCTCCATCTGGATCGCGATGCCGGTGGCGATCATCGCGGCGGGCGCGGCGGGCGCCCTGCTCGGCATCCCGACCCTGCGCCTGCGCGCCGACTACTTCGCGATCACGACGATCGCGGCCGGGGAGATCCTGCGGATCACGATCGAGAACGAACAGGAGACCACCGGCGGCACCCAGGGCCTGCGCGGGGCGAGCGGCCCGTGGCGCGACTTCAACAACGACGTCCTCGACACGTTCTCCGGGTGGGGCATCGACCTCGACCGGCGCGTGCCGCTGCTCGTGATCGTCTGGGTGACCCTCGTCCTGGTGGGGCTGCTGCTCGTGTACCTCGGCCGCACCCCGTGGCGGCGTGCGCTGCGGGCGGTGCGCGAGAACGAGGAGGCCGCGGCGGCGTCGGGGATCCCGGTGTTCTCGTACAAGCTGCAGTCTCTGGTGCTGGGCTCGGCCATCGCCGGCCTCGCCGGGGTGCTGTTCACCTTCTACTCGACGACCCTCTTCCCCGAGAACTTCGAGCCCATCTTCACCTTCGTCGGCTTCGCGATCCTCATCCTCGGCGGTATCGGCTCGTACTTCGGCGTCGTCGTCGGGTCGATCGTGATCGGGTTCATCGTGTCCGGCACCCGGTTCCTCGACTTCCCGCTCGAGGCCGACAAGGTCGCCGCCCTGCGCTTCGTGCTGGTCGGGCTGATCATCATGGCGATGATGGCCTTCCGGCCGCAGGGGCTGTTCGGCAAGAAGGAGGAGCTCCATCTCGACGCCTGACGAGGCACCGGCGCCCGTCGACGCGACGGCCCCCCTGCTCGACGTGCGCGACCTGAGGGTCCGCTTCGGGGGCCTGCAGGCCGTGGCCGGCGCCACCTTCGACGTCCGCGCCGGCTCGATGACCGCGCTGATCGGGCCGAACGGCGCGGGCAAGACGACGGCCTTCAACCTGCTGACCGGCTTCATCCGCGCCGACTCGGGGGCCGTCCGGTTCGCGGGCACCGACATCTTCCGGGAGCGGCCCGACCGCATCTCCCGCCTCGGAATGGTCCGCACGTTCCAGCTCACCCGCGTGCTGTCGAAGATGACGGTGATCGACAACGTGATGCTGGCCGCGCCCGACCAGCCGGGCATGCAGCTCCACAACGCCCTGTTCCGCCGCTCCGCCTGGCGCGCCCGGGAGGCCGAGGTGCGGGAGGAGGCGATGACGCTGCTCGCCGAGGTCGGCATCGAGAAGCACGCCGCGTCGTACGCGGCGACGCTCTCCGGCGGTCAGCGCAAGCTGCTGGAGCTCGCCCGCGCGCTCATGACGCACCCGCGCCTCGTGCTGCTCGACGAGCCGATGGCCGGCGTCAACCCGACCCTCGGGCGGCGCCTCCTCGACTACCTCACCCGGCTGCGCTCCGAGCGCGACCTCACGATCCTGTTCGTGGAGCACGACATGGACGCCGTGATGGAGCGCTCCGACGAGGTGATCGTGATGGCCGAGGGCGCCGTCATCTCCCGGGGCCACCCCGACGAGGTGCGGCGGGACGCGCGGGTCATCGACGCGTACCTCGGGGCGGAGCCGACGCTCTCGTGACCGACGCCGCCGCGACGCCGGTGCTGGAGGCCGACGGCCTCGTCGGGGGCTACGTCGCCGAGGCCGACATCCTCCGCGGCTGCACCCTGACCGCCGCCGACGGCGAGATCGTCGTGGTGATCGGCCCGAACGGCGCCGGCAAGTCGACGCTCGCGAAGGCCGTGTTCGGCCTGGTGAAGGTGCGCGAGGGCCGGGTGCGTCTGCGCGGCCACGACATCACCGGGGCCGCGCCCCACGAGGTCACCGCCCTCGGCATGAGCTACGTGCCGCAGGTCTCCAACGTGTTCGGCTCCCTGACCGTCCAGGAGAACCTGGAGGTCGGCGGCGTGCTGAAGCGCGGCCTGATCAAGGAGCGGATGGACAGCATGATGACGCTGTTCCCGCGCCTCGGGGAGCGGCGGCGCCAGCGCGCCGGGACCCTGTCCGGCGGGGAGCGCCAGATGCTCGCGATGGCGCGGGCCCTGATGCCCGACCCGACGGTGCTGCTCCTCGACGAGCCGTCCGCCGGGCTCGCGCCGCGCGCCGTCGGCGAGGTGTTCGACACCGTCGTCGAGATCAACCGCGCGGGCGTGACCATCGTGATGATCGAGCAGAACGCCCGTCGCGCCCTCGCGCTCGCCGACCGCGGCTACGTGCTCGAGGGGGGCCAGAACCGCTTCGAGGGCCCCGGCGACAAGCTGCTCGTCGACCCCCAGGTGGCCGAGCTGTACCTCGGCGGCGCGGCCCCTCCCGCCGCGGGCGCGCCCGACCGCTGAGAGCCGGGCGCCGGTGCCGGCCGGCGGGGCGTGCGCCCCGCCGGCCGGCGGCCGTGCGTCCTACTCCTCCGTGATCGTGATGACCTGGTCGCTGTCGACCAGCTTGCCGCCCGTGTAGCTCCAGGTGGCGTAGTTGGCCGAGGCGGGGTCGCCGTTGTCGTCGAAGTCGATCGGACCCGACGCGCCCTCGTAGTCGATGTCCTCGCCGTCGGCGAGCGCCTGCAGGGCCTCGCTCATCTGCTCGTACGTGTACTTGTCGCCCGGGGGACCCGAGACCGCCTGGAGGTTCGCGGCGATGTCCGCCGGGTCGCTCGAGCCCGCCGCCGCCGCCGCGAGGGCGAGCAGCACGACCGCGTCGAAGTTCTGCGCGTCATAGGTCTGACGGGGCTTGTCCAGCTCGGTGTTCCACAGGGTGTCGAACGCCGCGCCGGCCGGGGCCTCGAGGGAGGTCGGGACGGTGCCGCGGATGCCCTCGGTCGTCGGCTCGCCGGCGTCGCCGGGCAGGTCGGGGGACCGGAGGCCGTCGCCGGTGAACGTGCGGGCCGGGTCCCAGTTGCCGGTGCGGACCAGCGCCGGGCCCATCTTCGCCCAGGTGCCGGTGTAGTCGATGATCATCCAGCCGTCCGGGTTCCCGCTCGCGATCTGCTGTGCCTCCGAGTTGAGGCTCGTCGCGTCGGGGTTGTAGGCGACGTTCTTGCCGATGGTGCCGCCGCCCGCCTCCCACGCCTTCGTGAACTCCTCGACGAGCGCGGTGCCGTACGAGTCGTTGCGGTGCGCCGTGTTGACGGTCGCGTCGGCGCCGATCTCCTCGGCCATCACCTGGGCGATGACGCGGCCCTGGATGGCGTCCGACGGCGGCGTGCGGAACACGAGGCCGTCGTCGTCGAGCGTCGTCAGGTCGGGGCCGGTCGCCGAGGGGGTGACGAGCGGGATGCCGGAGGCGATGGTCACGTTCTCCGCCGTCGGGATCAGCTCGGGGGTGGCCCACGGGCCGGCGAGGCCGGCGACGCCGTCGCTCTCGATGAGCTTCGTCGCGGCCTCCTGGGCGGCCTGCGGGTCGGTCTTGGTGTCCTCGGTGATCAGGGTCAGCTCGAGGCCGGTGTCACCGGCGCCCGCGTTGACCTGCTCGGCCGCGAGGTTCGCCGCGTCGGAGCCGGGGCCGCCGAAGTCGGCGAGTGCCCCGGTGAGCGGGACCAGGACGCCGATCTTCAGCTCGCCGACGTCACCGCCGCCGCCGCTATCGTCGTCCCCGCAGCCGGCGACGATGCCGCCGAGTCCGAGCACCCCCACCATGAGGAGGGACGCCATGGTGCGCCGTCGAATCATTCGAGCCCCTTTCGTGTCCGGCGCGCGTATCGGGAGGCGCGTCGATGCGGGCGAGCCTACCCCTCGCCCGGCGTACCTGAAAAGCACATGACCGTCCGGTGCCGTCTCTCGGAACCTTCGGACATGCCGGGGGTGATGGCGTTGCGCCACGCGGTCTTCGTCGTCGAGCAGGGCGTGCCGCCCGAGCTGGAGCACGACGGCCTCGACGCGACGGCCCTCCATCTGCTCGCCGAGGGCGACGGCGCGATCGTCGGCTGCTGCCGGCTCGTGCGCGACGGCGGGGCGATGCGGCTCGGGCGGATGGCGGTCGCCGCCCCCGGTCGCGGGCGGGGCGTCGGGGCCCGGCTGCTGCGGTTCGCCGAGGACGTCGCGCGGGACGCGGGGGCGACGGAGGTCACGCTGCACGCCCAGGTCGGCGCCCGGGGCTTCTACGCGCGGGCCGGGTACGCGGAGGAGGGCGACGAGTTCCTCGACGCCGGCATCGTCCACGTCGCGATGCGGCGGGGTCTCTAGCCGCCGAGGGCGCGGACCGCGGCGGTGACGACGACCGCCGCGACGACGATCGTGAGGAACGACCCGCGGCGCCACGCCACCAGGAGGGCGGCGGCGACCCCCGCGGCCCGGGCGTCGAGCGCCCACGCGCCGCCGGACGTCAGGCCCTGCACCGCGACGAGGGCCGCGAGGAGCGCCGCGGGCAGGAGGTCGGTGATCCGCGTGACGCCGGGCGGCAGGCGGCGGCCGCCGAGCACGAGGGGGCCGGCGGCCTTCATGGCGTAGGTGCCGGCCGCCAGCGCGAGGACCGCGGCCCAGCTCACGGGACCCCGGCGCGGCGGCGGCCGACGAGGAGGCCGAGGCCCGCGCCCGCCGCCGACAGCAGGATCGGCACCCCGGCGGGGGCGACGGGCGTCAGCGCCAGCGCGATCGCGGCGCCGCCGAGCGCCGACGCCCGCGCCGCGGGCGACGTGAGGCGGGGGGCGAGCAGCGCGACGAACGCCCCCGGCACGGCCGCGTCGAGGCCGGTCGCCTCGACGTCGATCGCCCCGGTCAGCGCCCAGCCCGCGACGGTCCCGGCGTTCCACGGCACGAACACCGCGGCCCCCGTGATCCAGAAGGCGCGACGCGCCGTGGCGGGGTCGGGCTGCGCCGTCGCGACGGCGACCGACTCGTCGATCACGAGCTGCGCCGCGACGAGGCGCCGGCGGAGGCGGCCGCCGAGGAGCGGCGCGAGCGCCACCCCGAACGCCAGGTTGCGGGAGGCGAGCAGCAGCCCGGCGAGCACCGCGGCGGCGCCGGTCCCGCCGTCCGCCATGACGCCCACCGCGGCGAGCTGGGCGGACCCGGCGAAGACGAGGGTCGACAGCGCGACCGTCATCGGCAGGCCGAGCCCGGTCTCGGAGCAGAGGACGCCGAACGAGAGCGCGAACGCGCCGGCGACGACCGCGATGGCGGCGGCCTGCCGCACCACCGCGCCGTCGGCCCGGGTGCCGCGGACGGACGTCCCGCTCAGGGCACTAGTGTCCCGATGCGAAGGTTCGGTGGCACTTCCCGGCTGCATCGCGGCGCGATGCTGCGTCCTCGGCAGACCCGGTATTCCCGATACCGGGCCTGACCTGCGTCCTTGCCTCGCTTGCGATTCGCTCGGGAACCGCAGACGAACCTCCGAATCGGGCCACTAGACGATCAGCCCGCTGGCCTCGCGGGGACGCGCCGAGGCGCCGGCGTAGATCTCCCAGGCGACGGCGAGGCGGCGCACCGCCTCCTCCATCACCGCGGGCTCGTCGACGAAGGGGACCCGCAGCCGGTCCTCGTGGCGCCCCTCCGCCGAGAGGGCCTGACCGGGGACGACGTTGACGCCGCAGCGCTGGGCCACCTGGCCGAGCGCCCGCGCGTCGCCCGTCGGCATCCTCACCCACAGCGTGCAGCCGCCGCGCGGTGGCTCCCAGGTCCAGTCGGGGAGGTGCCGCGCGAGCGCGTCGGACAGTGCCGCGTACCGCTCGAGCAGGAACACCCGCCGCTCGGCGACCGCCTCGTCGAAGCGCGGCAGCAGCTCCGCCGCGAGGGTCTGGGCGAGGACGGGGCTGCCGAGGTCGGCGACGATCTTC
Proteins encoded in this region:
- a CDS encoding ABC transporter substrate-binding protein, translating into MASLLMVGVLGLGGIVAGCGDDDSGGGGDVGELKIGVLVPLTGALADFGGPGSDAANLAAEQVNAGAGDTGLELTLITEDTKTDPQAAQEAATKLIESDGVAGLAGPWATPELIPTAENVTIASGIPLVTPSATGPDLTTLDDDGLVFRTPPSDAIQGRVIAQVMAEEIGADATVNTAHRNDSYGTALVEEFTKAWEAGGGTIGKNVAYNPDATSLNSEAQQIASGNPDGWMIIDYTGTWAKMGPALVRTGNWDPARTFTGDGLRSPDLPGDAGEPTTEGIRGTVPTSLEAPAGAAFDTLWNTELDKPRQTYDAQNFDAVVLLALAAAAAGSSDPADIAANLQAVSGPPGDKYTYEQMSEALQALADGEDIDYEGASGPIDFDDNGDPASANYATWSYTGGKLVDSDQVITITEE
- a CDS encoding branched-chain amino acid ABC transporter permease, whose protein sequence is MDPLLAFGFWAFVLTFAGIYAIFVLGLQVEVGDTGLINFGHVAFMAIGAYTTGLLLTNDVSIWIAMPVAIIAAGAAGALLGIPTLRLRADYFAITTIAAGEILRITIENEQETTGGTQGLRGASGPWRDFNNDVLDTFSGWGIDLDRRVPLLVIVWVTLVLVGLLLVYLGRTPWRRALRAVRENEEAAAASGIPVFSYKLQSLVLGSAIAGLAGVLFTFYSTTLFPENFEPIFTFVGFAILILGGIGSYFGVVVGSIVIGFIVSGTRFLDFPLEADKVAALRFVLVGLIIMAMMAFRPQGLFGKKEELHLDA
- a CDS encoding AzlD domain-containing protein, translating into MSWAAVLALAAGTYAMKAAGPLVLGGRRLPPGVTRITDLLPAALLAALVAVQGLTSGGAWALDARAAGVAAALLVAWRRGSFLTIVVAAVVVTAAVRALGG
- the tadA gene encoding tRNA adenosine(34) deaminase TadA; translation: MTRVFPRDEHFMRVALREAAEAADHGDVPVGAVVVRDGEVVGAAHNEREARGDPTAHAEVLALRAAAVTLGGWRLLGTVLYCTLEPCPMCAGAIQQARVARVVFGAPDQKVGAAGSVINPLQDPRLLHRVEIQGGVLAAEALGLLRAFFDDRR
- a CDS encoding TIGR00730 family Rossman fold protein, translating into MSLERRGRLGARGPGEAALGHADAGLLGRGSDPEFLHSDPWRVLRILGEFVDGFDALARVGPAVSVFGSARIGSENPHYELARDVGRRLVERGYAVITGGGPGIMEAANRGASEAGGMSVGCTIELPHEQAVNDYVNLAIAFRYFFVRKTMFVKYAEAYIVFPGGFGTMDELFEALTLIQTGKARSFPVVLCGVSHWAGLVRWIQARLLDDGFVGRSDMDLIQMSDDPDEIVRMAVGEPS
- a CDS encoding branched-chain amino acid ABC transporter permease, which produces MTEFLNTTINGLSSGAIYALGAIGLSLVYGILKLVNFAHGDFMTLGGYVAFAINVSAGMPLVVAFLGAIAAVAALGLVLEWGIWAPMRRRGAGVMQLLLLSIGLAFVIRNLILFHWGGDDRSLDVDQFQSWNPFGGVQITAIQVTVIVTAGVVLLVVATMLKSTLIGKTMRALADSFDLAEVSGVNTKRVVTYTWLLAGSLAGLAGVLAAVYTTLTPNTGWFLLLSIFAAVVLGGIGNAYGALVGGVVLGLVQEWSTIFFAATYKEAIGFVVLILVLLLRPQGIFGQARTV
- a CDS encoding MOSC domain-containing protein; translation: MRIVAVSTGLPADLTSGSRTVLSGIVKAPVDGRVAVGPTGLAGDGQADLSVHGGPDKAVYAYPLEHYAHWAAELGRDDLAPGHFGENLTVEGLPEDEIAIGDVLRSDGALFEVSQPRVPCFKLGMRMGDPGFLKPFLRSGRVGFYLRVLETGSVGAGDALRREHAAEGSMTVRGVAALLLDSASADDLARGAEVAALPLAWREGFANRAIALRRRPA
- a CDS encoding ABC transporter ATP-binding protein, encoding MRDLRVRFGGLQAVAGATFDVRAGSMTALIGPNGAGKTTAFNLLTGFIRADSGAVRFAGTDIFRERPDRISRLGMVRTFQLTRVLSKMTVIDNVMLAAPDQPGMQLHNALFRRSAWRAREAEVREEAMTLLAEVGIEKHAASYAATLSGGQRKLLELARALMTHPRLVLLDEPMAGVNPTLGRRLLDYLTRLRSERDLTILFVEHDMDAVMERSDEVIVMAEGAVISRGHPDEVRRDARVIDAYLGAEPTLS
- a CDS encoding ABC transporter ATP-binding protein, which gives rise to MTDAAATPVLEADGLVGGYVAEADILRGCTLTAADGEIVVVIGPNGAGKSTLAKAVFGLVKVREGRVRLRGHDITGAAPHEVTALGMSYVPQVSNVFGSLTVQENLEVGGVLKRGLIKERMDSMMTLFPRLGERRRQRAGTLSGGERQMLAMARALMPDPTVLLLDEPSAGLAPRAVGEVFDTVVEINRAGVTIVMIEQNARRALALADRGYVLEGGQNRFEGPGDKLLVDPQVAELYLGGAAPPAAGAPDR
- a CDS encoding MerR family transcriptional regulator, translating into MTPLTTDTTPTTPPGLLRIGELSRRHGVSPDLLRVWERRYGLLEPERSPGGFRLYTPKDEERVRAMRRHLAQGFSAAVAARMALRAPTPPPSSERQGAMDSALDELGAALEAFQDVEAQAVLDRLLATFSVEAVLRDVVLPYLQRLGRRWEEGEISIGQEHFASAVLRGRLLGLARGFDVGVGPRALLACPSGERHDLGLLCFGIGLREHGWRVTYLGADSPIETIRDTAGRLDPDLVVVCAEREEPLDAVVHELRELSAAHPLALAGRGASVETAHAARASLLQDAPMAAAARLASEWTSRGKVRETRPSG
- a CDS encoding GNAT family N-acetyltransferase, translated to MPGVMALRHAVFVVEQGVPPELEHDGLDATALHLLAEGDGAIVGCCRLVRDGGAMRLGRMAVAAPGRGRGVGARLLRFAEDVARDAGATEVTLHAQVGARGFYARAGYAEEGDEFLDAGIVHVAMRRGL
- a CDS encoding nitroreductase family protein, translated to MDVHLAVASKRDARRYSGAEVPDTVRTAILDAGRLAGSARNRQPCRFVVVEGEAVPAVADAVYAAGNVMSAGFVVVLVVSPGGGLVDFDAGRTAQNMMLAAWAEGVTSCPNGIADRDALARALGIEAPERAVIVLTFGSPERPRDPARRDVARWSAGAARLPLDALVRHVGSADR